A genomic stretch from Solanum stenotomum isolate F172 chromosome 8, ASM1918654v1, whole genome shotgun sequence includes:
- the LOC125872750 gene encoding E3 ubiquitin-protein ligase RDUF2, protein MSSYWCYRCTRFVRISVGNDVVCPHCDSGFIEVAEGNIGSPESRRRFPMWNERPESDRSVNMGSRRSRRNRGDRSPFNPVIVLRSPSEAPGEDEAATAAEERSYELYYDDGEGSGLRPLPPTMSEFLMGSGFDRLLDQLAQIEVNGFGRPENPPASKSAIESMPIIQIACNHVNSETHCAVCKEAFDLGSEAREMPCKHIYHSDCILPWLSLRNSCPVCRHELPAESTETTNSDNIARPRNEEEAMGLTIWRLPGGGFAVGRFSGGRRGAERELPVVYTEMDGGFNNGVPRRIAWRSRRSNTGRNGSGISRIFNNLTSFFRRLTPSSQRRSLSIHSSSSESSGSAVLRSRSVSSSSSIFSRYLRRSRRNWVPEEHNGVTRW, encoded by the coding sequence ATGTCTTCGTACTGGTGTTACCGGTGTACAAGGTTTGTTAGAATTTCAGTTGGGAACGATGTTGTTTGTCCTCACTGTGATAGTGGATTTATAGAAGTTGCTGAGGGAAATATTGGGTCGCCGGAATCTCGCCGGAGGTTTCCTATGTGGAACGAACGGCCAGAGTCAGATCGGAGTGTGAACATGGGTTCTCGACGGAGCAGGCGTAATCGGGGTGATAGATCTCCGTTTAATCCGGTTATTGTTCTTCGTAGTCCATCTGAAGCTCCTGGGGAGGATGAAGCTGCTACAGCTGCAGAGGAGCGGAGTTACGAGCTTTATTATGATGATGGTGAAGGTTCAGGTCTCAGGCCGTTGCCGCCGACGATGTCGGAGTTTTTGATGGGATCTGGGTTTGATCGGTTACTTGATCAGTTAGCACAGATCGAGGTGAACGGTTTTGGTCGGCCGGAAAATCCACCGGCGTCGAAATCAGCGATTGAATCGATGCCGATTATTCAAATAGCTTGTAATCACGTAAATTCCGAGACCCATTGCGCTGTTTGTAAAGAAGCTTTCGATTTAGGATCTGAAGCTCGAGAAATGCCCTGTAAACACATCTACCATTCCGATTGTATTCTTCCATGGCTATCTCTTCGAAATTCGTGCCCCGTTTGCCGACACGAATTACCGGCGGAATCAACTGAAACTACAAACTCGGACAACATTGCTAGACCTAGAAACGAAGAAGAAGCAATGGGATTGACAATATGGAGACTTCCAGGAGGTGGGTTCGCCGTGGGAAGATTTTCCGGTGGAAGAAGAGGAGCTGAGAGGGAACTTCCGGTAGTGTATACAGAAATGGACGGTGGATTTAACAATGGGGTACCTAGAAGAATAGCTTGGAGATCAAGAAGGAGCAATACAGGTCGAAATGGCAGTGGAATAAGCCGAATTTTCAACAACTTGACATCATTTTTCCGGCGATTAACACCATCTTCTCAACGGCGATCTCTATCCATACATTCCAGTAGTTCGGAATCATCGGGATCTGCTGTTTTGAGGAGTCGGAGTGTGTCTTCAAGCAGCTCAATATTCAGTAGGTATTTGAGAAGAAGCAGAAGAAATTGGGTACCTGAAGAGCATAATGGAGTAACCAGATGGTAA